The Streptomyces sp. NBC_01255 genome window below encodes:
- the pyk gene encoding pyruvate kinase, producing the protein MRRAKIVCTLGPATETYDQIKALIEAGMDVARFNLSHGSYVEHEERYQRVRKASDETGRSVGVLADLQGPKIRLGRFRDGPVLLERGDDFTITVEPMEGDRHCCGTTYSGLAADVTAGERILVDDGRVTLEVTSVEGPRVNTLVIEGGMVSDHKGLNLPGVAVSVPALSEKDIEDLRWALRIGADVIALSFVRSAQDIVDVHRIMDEEGRRLPVIAKIEKPQAVENIEEIVAAFDGIMVARGDLGVEMPLEQVPIVQKRAVKLAKRNAKPVIVATQMLDSMIENSRPTRAEASDVANAVIDGTDAVMLSGETSVGRYPIETVRTMGRIVEAAEEDVLAKGLPPLTERNKPRTQGGAVARAAAEMGDFLGAKFLVAFTQSGDTVKRLSRYRSPIPLLAFTPDPATRSQLNLTWGVETFLGPHVDSTDAMVAQVDEELLRIGRCKKGDIVVITAGSPPGVAGSTNLVRVHHIGEPLT; encoded by the coding sequence ATGCGCCGAGCGAAAATCGTTTGTACCCTTGGGCCCGCCACCGAAACATACGACCAGATCAAGGCGTTGATCGAGGCCGGAATGGACGTGGCCCGCTTCAACCTCAGTCACGGCTCGTACGTCGAGCACGAGGAGCGCTACCAGCGCGTACGCAAAGCCTCCGACGAGACGGGCCGCAGCGTCGGTGTCCTCGCCGACCTTCAAGGCCCGAAGATTCGTCTCGGCCGCTTCCGTGACGGCCCCGTACTCCTTGAACGCGGCGACGACTTCACCATCACCGTCGAGCCGATGGAAGGCGACCGCCACTGCTGCGGGACGACCTACTCCGGCCTCGCCGCGGACGTGACCGCCGGTGAGCGCATCCTCGTCGACGACGGCCGCGTCACCCTGGAGGTCACCTCCGTCGAAGGGCCGCGGGTGAACACCCTGGTCATCGAGGGCGGCATGGTCTCCGACCACAAGGGCCTCAACCTGCCCGGCGTCGCCGTCTCCGTACCCGCCCTGTCCGAGAAGGACATCGAGGACCTCCGCTGGGCCCTGCGCATCGGCGCCGACGTCATCGCCCTCTCCTTCGTCCGCAGCGCCCAGGACATCGTGGACGTCCACCGGATCATGGACGAGGAGGGCCGCCGGCTGCCCGTCATCGCCAAGATCGAGAAGCCGCAGGCCGTGGAGAACATCGAGGAGATCGTCGCCGCCTTCGACGGCATCATGGTCGCCCGCGGCGACCTGGGCGTCGAAATGCCCCTGGAGCAGGTGCCGATCGTCCAGAAGCGGGCGGTCAAGCTGGCCAAGCGCAACGCCAAGCCGGTCATCGTCGCCACCCAGATGCTTGACTCGATGATCGAGAACTCCCGCCCCACGCGCGCCGAGGCGAGCGACGTGGCGAACGCGGTCATCGACGGCACCGACGCCGTCATGCTCTCCGGCGAGACGAGCGTCGGCCGCTATCCGATCGAGACGGTCCGCACCATGGGCCGGATCGTCGAGGCCGCGGAGGAGGACGTCCTCGCCAAGGGCCTGCCGCCGCTGACCGAGCGCAACAAGCCCCGCACCCAGGGCGGCGCCGTCGCCCGGGCCGCCGCCGAGATGGGCGACTTCCTCGGGGCCAAGTTCCTCGTGGCCTTCACCCAGTCCGGCGACACGGTCAAGCGGCTCTCCCGCTACCGCTCGCCGATCCCGCTGCTCGCCTTCACGCCGGACCCGGCGACGCGCTCGCAGCTCAACCTCACCTGGGGTGTGGAGACCTTCCTCGGTCCGCACGTCGACTCCACGGACGCGATGGTGGCGCAGGTGGACGAGGAGCTGCTGCGGATCGGGCGCTGCAAGAAGGGCGACATCGTGGTCATCACGGCGGGGTCCCCGCCGGGTGTCGCCGGCTCGACGAACCTGGTCCGGGTCCATCACATCGGCGAGCCCTTGACCTAG
- a CDS encoding ANTAR domain-containing response regulator, with amino-acid sequence MTAPESPQPADDAEPSHVPPLTTRVVIAEDEALIRLDLKEMLEEEGYEVVGEAGDGATAVELAREHRPDLVILDVKMPVLDGISAAEKIAGESIAPVLMLTAFSQRELVERARDAGAMAYLVKPFSKSDVVPAIEMAVSRFAELRALEKEVADLSLRLETRKLVDRAKSILQTQYGLTEPAAFRWIQKTSMDRRMSMQQVAEAVIEDAEEKKAAKGQ; translated from the coding sequence GTGACCGCCCCCGAGTCGCCCCAGCCCGCCGACGACGCCGAGCCGTCGCACGTCCCGCCGCTGACGACCCGCGTCGTCATCGCCGAGGACGAGGCGCTCATCCGCCTCGACCTCAAGGAAATGCTCGAGGAAGAGGGCTACGAGGTCGTCGGTGAGGCCGGCGACGGCGCCACCGCCGTCGAGCTCGCCCGCGAGCACCGCCCCGACCTCGTCATCCTCGACGTCAAGATGCCCGTCCTCGACGGCATCTCGGCCGCCGAGAAGATCGCGGGCGAGTCCATCGCCCCGGTCCTCATGCTGACCGCCTTCTCGCAGCGCGAGCTCGTCGAGCGGGCGCGGGACGCCGGCGCCATGGCGTACCTGGTGAAGCCGTTCAGCAAGAGCGACGTGGTGCCCGCCATCGAGATGGCCGTCTCCCGCTTCGCCGAGCTGCGCGCGCTGGAGAAGGAGGTCGCCGACCTCTCCCTCCGCCTGGAGACCCGCAAGCTGGTGGACCGCGCCAAGTCGATCCTGCAGACCCAGTACGGGCTTACGGAACCGGCCGCGTTCCGCTGGATCCAGAAGACCTCCATGGACCGGCGCATGTCGATGCAGCAGGTCGCCGAGG